The genomic window CCATCACCCTATCTCAGCTCCCGTAAACCATacttttctccctgtctctggttgctcatcaatcaacaagcatttattgagctctGACTGGGTGCCAGAGACTGGTTTAacctctggagatacaaaaaaagaagaaactttttttgcATGTTCTTGAGAAATTTGCACGCCTTCCTTTCCAATGAATCCTTCAAGAGTTGCCAAGCCAATTTTCTCCGGGCATTAACCTGCTCTTATCTCTTCTCCATTCAAGACTTTGTGGCCATTTGGATAAAATTTGGATAAAAAAACCCCTTATCCTGGCATTCAGAGCTCTGTTTCAGGTGCAAAGACTAAAACaaaacagtccttgtcctcaaggagcttacattctttttgttttaattcctttttttttaaattaaagctttttatttccaaaacatatgcatggataatttttcaacattgacccttgcaaaatcttgtgttctaaatttcacCCCCTCTTTTCCTCACCCttttctctagatggcaagcaatccaatatatgttaaacatgttaaaatgtgttaaatctgatacatgtatacatatttatacaattatcttgctgcacaaggaaagtcagatcaaaaaggaaaaaaatgagaaagaaaacaatgcaagcaggcaaccacaaaaagaatgagaatgctatgatgtggtccacactcagttcccagggtcctctctctgggtgcacatgGCTCTcgttatcactgaacaattggaactggtttgaattatctcattgttgaagagagccacgtccatcagaaatgatcaaggtatagttttattattgccatgtacaatgatccaggagatcattgtgctgctcttttcccttagcatcagtttacCTAagtctcaaggagcttacattctaacaggggaGAAAACAAATACATTCAGACGAGAAACAAGCTGAGCTGGGGACTAGGAAGGGCCACATGCAAAATGTGCATGAAGTGTTCCTGGAAGGGATCCATTGATTCCAAGGGGCGAGATAGGAAGGAGTCCCCTGCAGGTATGAGAGGGCCAGTGAAAAGAACAGAGGTTGGAGATGGAGGCTGTATTTGAGGAGCAGCAAAAGGCCGGCCTCAAATGCACAGAATCCATGGAGGAAAATAGTCTGGATGGAATCAGGTCATGAAGAGCTTTTAATAGAGGAGCCTGTACACGTTTAACCACTTTCTAATCTAGATTATAGTTATATGTGTCTTGTCTCACTCCCTCTCCCAGGTTAAAAACTCCTTGCGGGCAGAGTCTATCGTTTCCATCTCTGTACCTTCAGGCCCAGCAGAATCCGGGGGTTGTAGCGGGTACTTGGAAAGTTTGTGGATTCCAACATTTGATTCCTTAGGACTATATTTtgtcccctttcctccctccccagtgACCTGTATGCAGATCTATATTTCTCAGAGAGGGCAGGTCCTTGTTGTTAACTGATTTCCTAAGGCCTGGAGAGAAGGGCTGGAGAGGGGGAGACTACGAGGCATCCTGGAAGTAGGGAATCACCGCCACTAAACTGGCGTCCCGATAGGGGGAAAGCTTTTCAACCTCTCAGGTCCTGGTGGTTGGCAGTACATAGGAAGGCAGTAAAGTCCGTGCCTTTGAGAGCTCCCAatgtaaaagaggaaagaaagccaGATAGGGTTACTTACAGCCATCTTCTGCCACCCCGGCCATTTTCATCGGTTGTCCGGGGTATCTGGAAAACTCTTCCTCCTCATGCCCACTCTTAGCTTCCCTCAAGACTCAGCTAAAGCCCCACCTTCGACAAGAAGTCTCCTTAATTTGAGTGCCCTCCTTCAGAAATTCTCGCCACTATACCCCGGCTATGTCTTGTATATACACagctgtttgcatgttatcttcccATCAGAAGGTGAGCTCCTTGGAAACAGGGtctgaggtttttgtttttgtgtttctcCACATCCCTAGTAATTAGCCCAGTATTTGGCACACAGgaggggtttaataaatgtttacaagCAAAGAAAGTTACCCTAGTACCAGCTTAGTGCTTCCTTAACTGCTGTGTACCCCGGGGATCCATCAGAAAAAGGTGAGCTCTTGCCCCAAGAATGACAAAGTTAATTAGGGAAATATTTCTGGAAGATTAAAAGTTTCAGCAAGCATCGTGAACTTGTACCGTGTACCAGGAAAGGGCTGGGTGGCAGAGGGAAGGCTGTGCCAGAGAAGTCAAACCTGTTCCATATCACTGACTGTTTACATGAAGAAATCGATAGGATTGGGATAAAGATAAGGATGTCCCAAATCTGAGCCTCCTGCTTCCCATCACCTGCAGCCACCCAGGAGTCCTCCTCTAAGCCTCAGGTGTCTCCCTGCTTCCCATTCCCCCTTGTGATTGTCTCCATCATATTCCACATCGCTCACCCCTCAACTCCTTCCCAAAGTCCAGGCTTCCTGATCCCTGGCCTTAGGTGTGTCTGACCTGGAGCAATCAGGGCTGGGCCTCTCTCTGTACCTAGGATCATGTCCCAGCAGATCTGGGGTgcggtgggggaagggggaagagctGTGGGAAGAGGGGTTCTCTAGCATCCTCAGAAAGAGACTGAAATCAGTGGAGTCTTTTTTTACCGGTAACTCCAAGAACCTACGGCAATACTGCTTCATGGATTACTGAGCCATCAACTTCAGTCCATCTGCCCACTGCAGACTCTATCAGTACCGGTCTGCTCTCACTGCTGCTAACCTAAGTCAGGCAAAATATCCCTCCACCAGGGCCTACCTCACCTGCCCTGTGACTTGTCCCCTACTCTACCCCAAATGTCCTTCACAGGCTATTCATTGCACTAATCGTTCCAATGCACAGCTTGAATCAAGCTGTTCTCTGACTCAAAAGCCTTCATGACTCTCCATTATTTATGGGATAAAAATTCAGCTTCCTTAGACTGACATTCAAAGTCCTCCATAAAATGGCTCCAACTCACCGTTCCAGCCTCCCACATTTTGTCCTCATTATTTCTTCAAATCTATCCCAAGCATTCTGGATTGTGTGCATTTGACTGCAGAGTCTCCATCTCACTcgctccctccttctctctctctccctctctctctctctctctctctctctctctctctcaatccttCCCCCCTCTCACTCTTGCTCTTTCactttctcactctttctctccctcctttcctctctctcattctctctctgtctctatctctttctctctttctattactctagctctcactctctctctgtctgtctctccctccctctgtctctatctatcaattctctttcctttctctctctctctctctctctctctctctctctctctctctctctctctctctctgtctgtctctctgtctctgtctctccctcctccccccctctttcactcttgctctctcactttctcactctttctctccctcctttcctctctctcactctctctctgtctctgtctctctctctctttctatcactCTAGCCCTCTCTCACTCTTGCTTTCtagtgcgctctctctctctctctctctctctctctctctctctctctctctctctctctctctctctctctccccccttttctctctcttgctctctctctctgtctctctctattgcTTTAGCTCTCTCTtactcttgctctctctctttctcactcttgcTTTCTCGTGcactctccttcttccttccctctctctttctctccctcatgcCTTCTCTAACACCCCCAATTATTCTTCAATCTCAGTCTCCACTTAACCTTCCAAACCTACCCCTCTGAGAAACCTTCCTAATCTCCCCAGATGAAAATGAACTCATCAGGCTTTGTTTATGCTTCTCTATTGGCTCCTAATAATCAtgtaataataactagcatttatagagggctttaaagttaataaattattttgtaaatatctcattggatcctcacaactatcttgggaggtaggtgttattattatccccattttatagatgaggaaaccgagataGATTCAggtaagtgactcacccaggacCACACAGGTAGAAAGTCTGTGAGACTggcttgaactcaggtcatcctgactctagGTAAAGAACTACTCATTGTTTTGCCTCTACCTGCCCAGCCTGCCTTGTTATATGTACTTGCCTCAGTTCCCACGCTAGACTGTacactccttgagggcagagactgaaACTCCTTCTTCTCCATCTTCCTCTGAGTCATTTAACATGTACCTAAGTGCTAAGTGGGCAGTTCGAGGTGCAGGGATGATGGTTAAGCCTAAAATCaagagttcaaatgcagcctcagatacttcccagctgtgtgaccctgggaacatcactttattctgtttgcctcagttttctcccctgtaaaatgagatggagaaagaaaaggcaaactcCTCTAAGAAAAGCCAGAGAGCAGGGATTTGGACAATCCCTCAACATTACTCCCAAgtgatttcttttgcattttggagTTCATTCTTAGGCTATTGTGTGTTTCTCTGTCCACTCTCCACATCCAAACTCTTGGAGCTGACCCTGAAACTGACAAAGGAGCCCCCATACTAATTAGTTGTTAATAAACAATAATTCATTACTGATTAAAACCTCCTCCAGAAAGTCTTCCTAGGTTAACCTCACCCACCACAATCATTCCTCGGCTTTATCTTCTTGCACAATGAGCACTGAGGTACAGTCATTTGAACTTGTTGCTATATGATTTGGTTGGTATGTTGTGTgtctatttgtgtgtatgtgtgtatgtgtgtgggagtTATTCCTATTGCTCCAGGTGCTGCCCATAGCAGGCTGGAACAAAAGGATCCCTGATCCCTGGGGGTCTCTGTGGGGACAGAATGCTGAAAAGTAGGAGGCAAGAGGCTTCGAGTCTTGGGGGAACCAGAGCTCAATCAGTAAGCGAGCATTTAGCAAGCAGGCACCTGCTTACCAGGTACCATCCTAGGCCCTGGAGATGCTGAGACAAAGAACAAAGGGCTCCCTGCGTCCCAAGGAGGCAGCAGATACAAAGCGACACAAAAATTCCACCTCGGACTGTGTGATTTGGTGCAAGCCCCTCTACTTCTGGGCAGCCCTCCTGAAATGGAGAACCCTAACTTTGCATCCTGGACCTCTTTAGCAATCTGAGGAAGTCTAGAATCTGCTTTTTAAACACAAAAATTCACAGGATAACCAGGGAAACTGATTGTGTTGATGTAgagttactaaaatattttttataaaaacaagaacAGATAAACAAGAGGAAGAAATTCCGCCTACAACTATACATTTAAGAGAAGGTGGAGCCCTGCACAGAAAGGGGGAGTGTCCCTATCAGGAGGTTCCCTATAGCAACAAAATCCCAGGTTCCAGCCCTTCTCTTCCCTAACAGATAGCTGGCTACAAGGTAGGAACATCCCTGAGGTAGGGGGataaggaaagatagaaagaagggaGTCTTTGAGGAGAGGGACTCTGAGGGAGCAAATTTTGGGGGTCAAGGGAGAACCAGAGAAAGGCCAGTTTAACTGGGTCTCGGAGTCTGAAATGAGGAGTGATGTCTCTTAAATTACAATTGGGGTTCAACCAAGACAAACTTCAAAGGTTCCCCCACCTAGTAAAATATTCATACAGGGTTTCCAGTTGCATCAGAGTGCAGGCTGAAGAGCCGGTTTCTCAGATAAGGTCTTGGTTGGCTCTGCAAGCAGTCATTGCGTTTTCTTGCACCTCCCAGTTATGCTTGTAATCAGTTAAACCATATTAGCCTTTCTATGGAGGTGGCTGTTTGATTAGGAAGGATGTATTAAGGACTGACCTCAGTTGGGGGGGCAGAAGGAAGTGGGTTACCTAAATGGAGATGGTTACTAGAGTTTAAGAGGCCTTGTTCCTATCCTCTGGATGGGTGCCCCTAGTTTGGTCCTTCTTTCTTCCTGTATCTTATATTCCCCTATTCTTTATCTTGGAACCCAATATTAGACTGATCACCGAACTGAAAGTCTATAGAGCTGTTTGCTGATCTCCTTGGTGTTTGTCTGTAAAACCTGGACAGTGTACCACCATTATGCCAGGAAACTGGTGGCTTCCctttgaattgtcttgggaagattctgaagatcacctggcaggatcaGGTACCAGacattgaggtcctttcttgaactaaattgcCAAGTGTTCCAATTCTAGTGCAGAGGGCACAGCTCTGTGGGGCTGGAGATAATGTTCAAATGTCAAGTGTACGCTTGccagaaagattattttatggagaacacATAGGAACactcacaagatggtcagaagAAATGATACAAGTATACTCTGAAGGTCTCTCTCAGAAACTTCAGAATTGATGGGAAATGCTGGCATAGGACCTTCCAGCATGGAGTGCCTTTGTCAGAGAAGATATtgtgctccatgagcaaagcagaacagaattagctcagaagaaatacaagatgtacaaagttagagaagccaccccCCAAATTTACAGGATTtctttgtgcctgacctgtggcagagccttTTAatctcatattggtctgattagccactGGACACATTGTAATTCAAGTGATGTCATTTCGGTCCTCTTAGATAGTGAAGGACAATGGTACTGATGCTAAAACCAGGAAgcaccaaaacagagaaagaaaactaactaCAGGccaatctccataatgaatattgatgcaaaaaattttaaataaaatattagcaaagaaagtgaatgacaacaaccaaccaatctAAGTGCAAGATGACAGTTGTCCACTAAGATCCTGAATGATTCTAAGGTGAAAGGCAGGATATTTGTATCCTGGGAAAGAAAAGGCCACAGAGGGAGAGTCCAATCtgggtgatctcatcagtttcttTGGTTTCAATCACCATCTCTGTGCAGATGACCATCAGATCTATTTAACTTCTCTCCTGACCTCCAAACTCACATCTCCAAATGCCTATTAGGTTGGAAAGATATTTCATACTCAACATGTTATGTTTTCCTCCCATTCCTattgcctccccccaaaaaccTATGTCAAGGACACTAACAACTTGCCAGATTCGTAATCCAGTCACCCTaggattattataattttttatccaACCTCCTCTCACCCCCATAATCTAATTAGTTGTCAAATTCTGTCAATTCTTCCCTCTGTTACATatatccccttctcttccctgcCCCCATTATTGGGTTATTGCAGTAACTGTTGCATGGGGGGGACTTTCTGCCCCAAGCCTCTCCCCACTTCACTCTGTTTTCAACTCAGCTGTCAAGTTGATCTTGCTAAAAGGGCAGGCTTGAGACCCTGCcactcctactcaataaactccaatatcTCCCTATTGCCTGCAGGATTAGGAGATACagaagttttcaacatttttaataaTCTGACCCCTTCCTGATTAGATGTGATGACCCTGGCCTCCTGGCTCTTCCTCACATGAGACACTTTATCTAACAAATTGGAATATTTCCATTGAGTACAACTAGAATCCTTGCTcttctcatttctgtctcctggCTCCCCTCAAGGCTCAGCTGAGGTCCCtccttctgcaggaagccttccctgactcTCCCATTAGCAAGGATTGGATCTTcaatgcttagtacaatgcctggcacttagtaaatgtttcttaaatgttAGTTGATCAATCAACAATTCTgttgttttacagaggaggaaacaaatcCAGAGAAGttgtcacacaggtaataaggaGCAGAGGAGGAATTTTAACCTGGATTCTCTGAACTCCATTTAGCTTCAGCTGCTAAGTGAGAATGACTTAGAACTTGGCACTGAGATAAACTGAATATTAATTAAGAGGAAAATATCTAAGGACTGGGGGGATAGGACATTTGCATCgtgggaaggaaatgagaaaattgggtGGAGGAAGTCAAGGACTAGGGGGCAGAATAATTGGGTCCTAATACCGATCCCTGTGAATAACAGGTTTGCCCTGTCTTTATCCCATCCCCAAGTCTGTGAACAACTCTATTGATGCCCTACCTTCCCAGTGCCTGGGGCAGAGCTGGGGTTGTGAAATCATTTTCAAATGGGAAACAGCATGGTACCCCCTCCCTGAGCCCAAGGGATGGGTGGTGGGATCTAGGTATGAGTCAGTGGGGTGGGAGCCCTACTTCTCTACACGTTCACCTCCTGGGGGATATAAAGGACAAGGGCTGGGGCCCCGCCTCAGAGCACCCCAACCAGTCATCATGAAGGTCCCTGTCCTTTTTGCCATCGTTCTGCTCTCTTTCTTGGCTCTCCACTCTGCCCAGGGGGCTGCCCTAGGAGAATCTCAGGTAGGTACACAGTTATTTGTTGGTACCCTCTCTATGAGCCCCAGTGCTTTCTCTTCTTGGGGGAGAGAAGTTGGTACTCATCGTACTTCATTTCTTATAATGGTAATTCAGATGCTAAGTGCTGGCTGGAAGGCTTGGGGATAGGGTGGGAGAGAGAATGCCTCTATTCCTGGGAGGGAGGACTGGATGTCTGGGAGGAAAGTGAGCAGAGATTGATTGAATGCTTGAGCTCCAAACTCCAATATGCTACCACTTTCATCCCTGTAGCCCTTTGTTTTGAAGTGTAGATGTCATGGAGAGCCAAGATTAGGGCCAATTTTTGGGTCCTCTATGGTTGTCCCCAATCTTAGGCTCTCCGGATATCTACACCatcggtgtgtgtgtgtgtgtgtgtgtgtgtgtgtgtgtgtgcgcacatatTTGCATAAACACATGTTTTCTAGATAGTAACCATGGCTGTTTAATGTTGCCTTTGTGAAGAAAAAGGGTAATGAGGTTCTGTCTTGTCTTTAGTGGACACAAGACCCTGGGTCATGGAAATCTAAAATGTACAATGCCTGATGGGTAAGGGAAAAACTGGAGTTTAAGGTGAACAGGTCAGGAGCCATTAAGGAGAAATGGAAAGCAACCGTAAAGGAATAGAGATAGATGAGGAATAGAGTTATAGACTTAGCACTCGAAGGGCTTGACTCAGAAGTCAGAGTCGAACCTCCTCATTTTTCATAGAATGAAAGGAGTTGAGTATTTTTCCATGATCACACAGTCAGCATCtggggaaggatttgaactcaggtcttactgtcTCCAAGCCCAATGTGCCATCTTGTGGAAGTCAGAAACATGGCGGTCCCAATTGGAAGAATGAGCCCTCAGTTCTGAACTTTATCTGTTGAATAAGATGAATCCAGTTTTTCgcttgaaaatttttcttttctccttattcAATGTTCATGTTCTTCATAGACAATGTCTGCCAAGGACTAGACTGGACAGTGAAAAATGAGGAAGACATAGCTCCCAAATTCTCTTTGTGGCccatcttcccctcccttccattcctactcccctcccccagagaaGATAAACTGAAGTTCAGGAGAGATGACTCAAGAATggcaaaatcaaaatattattcaGGTCAGGGAGAAATCCTGATGAAATGAtgataatttgtcttttttttctctctcttctccacttCCTAGGGATCGACCACTGAGACTAATTATGTAGAGAGGTCTGAGGTAGGCAACGTTGTTTCCTCTCCCTATTTCTTGCACTTGCTCTTTGAATGCCTTTGAACCTTCTTCCGATTGTCTTAATACCTCCATTTCTTTACCTAGAACACAGATACACAGTTCCTGAATGTGGACAGGTGGCGGTCTGTAAGTATGAGTTTTTGTCACTCTGTTTTCTTACAAATATATCCATATTAATTAACGAGCCCCTCTCCCTGGCTCAAAAATTGGATAACTTTGTTGAGAGTTCACAATACTTTGGGGAATGATCTCAACTTCCTTCCAAGCCCTTTTAAAAAAGTCTCCATCTAGggtagctagatgatgcagtggatggagcaccggccctgaagtcaggaggacctgagtgcaaatccagcctcagacacttaacactcctagctgtgtgactctgggcaagtcacttaatcccaatggcctcagggaaaaaaatgtccTTCTTCTTTGGGGTAAGGGGTGGGATAGGACATGAATCCCATCTCTCCCTCATGCCTCGTTTGCTCCTTCTATCTATCCCTCTCCTTACAGGCCTTTCAGAGTAAGGAATTCCTAAACTGGCATGCCCTCTTTGAGGTAAGTGCTTTGCCCCCTTGTCTCCTCTCAAGATGAGCCCAGCTCACAGAGATTCTCCCATGTTCTGGGACACACAAtaggaaaaataacttttaaaattattattattattccacaaCATATCCTGGCAGATTCTGTCCAGCAAATGACCCTACAGAACTCCTGCCAGTTgtggggatgaggggaaggggggagggagggagaaagccaCACATTAGATTCATTCATAGAATTCCAGAATTCTCAAGATCAGAGAGACCTCAGGGATCCTCCCACCTGGCTACCTCACTTGATGAGAAAAGTCAAGTTCATCACTGAGAtgattggtgaaatggaaaaatacacaaatacacaagACCTCAAATTTAGAGTTGGTAACACCCCCTGAGATCACTCCTAATTTAGAGGAATTGAAGTCCAGGGAAACTACTTGCCTTGTTTAGGGTCCCACAAATATCAGAGAC from Sminthopsis crassicaudata isolate SCR6 chromosome 3, ASM4859323v1, whole genome shotgun sequence includes these protein-coding regions:
- the KRTDAP gene encoding keratinocyte differentiation-associated protein, coding for MKVPVLFAIVLLSFLALHSAQGAALGESQGSTTETNYVERSENTDTQFLNVDRWRSAFQSKEFLNWHALFEAIKEKLPFLNWEALPKLKGMRSMVPDAH